Proteins co-encoded in one Trueperella abortisuis genomic window:
- a CDS encoding sugar ABC transporter permease — MTDTLAQPQAGQLEVAQNKMSFGRWFRELGFRHVVGMIAVIYAAFPIVYIVSAALNPNISTTLTGANSLFSDVSFENITELSDTMFWTWLKNTLIIGVATSVGTVLMGAAAAYAFSRYRFKGRKVTLMSLMIIQMFPQLLTFVAIFLLLTTLGDIIPWLGIDSKIALIAVYWGGALGANTFLMYGFFNSIPMELDEAAKIDGASHSQVYWTIIMPLVIPILAVVGLLSFISAFNDFILSRTILTSQENWTLAVGMNLWVGGNDKHWEWFTAGSIISALPILLLFLFLQKYIVSGLTGGAVKG; from the coding sequence ATGACTGACACTTTGGCACAGCCTCAGGCGGGTCAGCTTGAGGTGGCACAAAATAAGATGAGCTTCGGCCGGTGGTTCCGTGAGCTCGGGTTCCGGCACGTGGTGGGCATGATCGCGGTGATCTATGCGGCTTTCCCGATCGTCTACATCGTCTCAGCGGCGCTGAACCCGAATATCTCCACCACCCTCACGGGAGCGAACTCGCTCTTCTCCGATGTCTCGTTTGAGAACATCACCGAGCTGTCCGACACCATGTTCTGGACCTGGCTGAAGAACACGTTGATCATCGGCGTGGCGACGTCGGTGGGTACCGTGCTCATGGGCGCTGCGGCGGCCTACGCGTTCTCGCGTTACCGCTTCAAGGGCCGCAAGGTCACGCTCATGTCGCTCATGATCATCCAGATGTTCCCGCAGTTGCTGACCTTCGTGGCCATCTTCCTGCTGTTGACCACCCTGGGTGACATCATCCCGTGGCTGGGAATCGACTCGAAGATCGCGCTGATCGCCGTCTACTGGGGTGGGGCGCTGGGAGCGAACACCTTCCTCATGTACGGCTTCTTCAATTCGATCCCGATGGAGCTCGATGAGGCGGCGAAGATCGACGGCGCGTCTCACTCCCAGGTCTACTGGACGATCATCATGCCGCTTGTCATCCCGATCCTCGCGGTGGTCGGCCTGCTGTCCTTCATCTCCGCGTTCAACGATTTCATCCTGTCGAGGACCATCCTCACCAGCCAGGAGAACTGGACGTTGGCCGTGGGCATGAACCTGTGGGTTGGCGGCAACGACAAGCACTGGGAGTGGTTCACCGCAGGTTCGATCATCTCGGCCCTGCCGATCCTGCTGCTGTTCCTCTTCCTGCAGAAGTACATCGTTTCCGGCCTGACCGGAGGCGCTGTCAAGGGCTAA
- a CDS encoding ABC transporter permease subunit has protein sequence MTVQSEANKGRKQRREELRKRDSHATNWSVGFITKLVLMALVNALGIYIVFTAYTLGSWVVATLMLMVLLAVDWVYFSKRTLALKYLAPGLVFLLIFQAFTIVYTGYIAFTNYGHQHTLSKDQAIDALILQNAFKRVEGSPQYPLAIVEKGGELGFAVIDDGDLLVGTADTPLKKASGKTEGNTITAVDGWDIIPVSSLAERQQEVIELRVPLTDNPEDGTIGTQTGSTAFQFTSTLRYDEASDTMTNTETGQTYKANGETGFFEAEDGSTLNVGWRVGVGFDNFVKGFSDGRYAQPFVKVLIWNVLFAFFSVLTTFVLGMILAIVMNDERMKGRKIYRTIMLLPYAFPSFMTAFLFAGLMNAKYGFFNEMLGTAIPWLTDPTMAKVSVILVNLWMGFPYMFLIVTGALQSIPGDLVEAAKIDGANTYQVWRNVTFPQLMIALTPLLISSFAFNFNNFNLIYMLNGGGPSMSDASVPVGHTDILISMVYKIAGLTGEALPNYGLAAAMSLVIFLIVGSVSLYSFKKSNSLEGLK, from the coding sequence ATGACAGTTCAGTCCGAGGCGAACAAGGGTAGGAAGCAGCGCCGCGAGGAGCTCCGAAAGCGGGACTCGCACGCGACCAACTGGTCGGTTGGCTTCATCACCAAGCTTGTTCTCATGGCATTGGTTAATGCCCTCGGCATCTATATTGTTTTCACCGCGTACACGCTGGGTTCGTGGGTGGTTGCCACCCTCATGCTCATGGTGCTCCTGGCCGTTGACTGGGTGTACTTCTCCAAGCGCACACTTGCCCTGAAGTACCTCGCGCCCGGCCTGGTGTTCCTGTTGATCTTCCAGGCGTTCACGATCGTCTACACCGGCTACATCGCATTCACCAACTATGGCCACCAGCACACCCTTTCCAAGGACCAGGCCATCGACGCCCTCATTTTGCAGAACGCCTTCAAGCGGGTGGAGGGTTCGCCACAGTACCCGCTCGCTATCGTCGAAAAGGGCGGCGAGCTTGGATTCGCCGTCATCGACGACGGCGATCTGTTGGTCGGCACCGCCGACACCCCGCTGAAGAAGGCCTCGGGCAAGACGGAGGGCAACACCATCACCGCCGTCGACGGCTGGGATATCATCCCGGTCTCGAGCCTGGCCGAGCGCCAGCAGGAGGTCATCGAGTTGCGCGTGCCGTTGACGGACAACCCGGAGGACGGCACGATCGGCACCCAGACCGGCTCGACCGCCTTCCAGTTCACCTCCACGCTGCGCTACGACGAGGCGAGCGACACGATGACGAACACCGAGACGGGGCAGACCTACAAGGCCAACGGGGAGACGGGCTTCTTCGAGGCGGAGGACGGCTCCACGCTGAACGTGGGCTGGCGCGTCGGGGTTGGCTTTGACAATTTCGTCAAGGGCTTCTCGGACGGGCGTTACGCCCAGCCCTTCGTCAAGGTCCTCATCTGGAACGTCCTGTTCGCGTTTTTCTCCGTGCTGACCACCTTTGTGCTCGGCATGATCCTGGCGATCGTGATGAATGACGAGCGGATGAAGGGACGCAAGATCTACCGCACGATCATGCTACTTCCCTACGCTTTCCCGTCCTTCATGACGGCGTTCCTCTTCGCGGGCCTCATGAACGCCAAGTACGGCTTCTTCAACGAGATGCTGGGCACGGCGATCCCGTGGCTGACCGACCCGACGATGGCGAAGGTCTCCGTGATCCTCGTGAACCTGTGGATGGGCTTCCCCTACATGTTCCTCATCGTCACGGGCGCGCTGCAGTCTATCCCCGGTGACCTCGTGGAGGCGGCGAAGATTGACGGCGCGAACACCTACCAGGTGTGGCGCAACGTGACCTTCCCACAGCTGATGATTGCCTTGACGCCGCTGCTCATCTCATCCTTCGCGTTCAACTTCAACAACTTCAACCTGATCTACATGTTGAATGGGGGAGGTCCGTCGATGTCGGACGCGTCGGTGCCGGTTGGACACACGGATATCCTCATCTCCATGGTCTACAAGATTGCGGGCCTGACGGGCGAGGCGCTGCCGAACTACGGCCTGGCCGCGGCCATGTCGCTGGTGATCTTCCTGATCGTTGGAAGCGTGTCGCTGTACTCGTTCAAGAAGTCGAACTCGCTGGAAGGACTGAAGTAG